The sequence CTTGAGAAATCAGCGCAAGTCGCCGCCAGGTTGCGCCGCAGGCTGTGGCATGCCCTCTGCTTTGACTCTCCGTGGACCGTCCGGCGCTCTTCAAACGTTCATTGCAACAAGGAGGTGCGGTTATGGAAACTCGCGATAGCGGAATGTCCGGGATGACTGTCTTGTTCGCGTTCGTGAGCGGGGCTCTGCTCGGGACGATGGCAGGCCTGCTCCTGGCACCGAAATCCGGGGAAGAGACGCGCAGGGAATTGCGGGGCTATGCCAGAAAAGCCGAAGAAGAGATTTTGGAGGAGGCCAGAGAAGCCAGGGCCGCGCTGGATGAGGCGATCGAACGGGGCAAGCAATTCCTGCAGGAGGAAAAGGAAGTCCTG comes from Nitrospirota bacterium and encodes:
- a CDS encoding YtxH domain-containing protein, which encodes METRDSGMSGMTVLFAFVSGALLGTMAGLLLAPKSGEETRRELRGYARKAEEEILEEAREARAALDEAIERGKQFLQEEKEVLTGAFEAGKEAFRKEIGR